Proteins from a genomic interval of Nocardia sp. BMG51109:
- a CDS encoding asparaginase, translating to MSVELVEVVRSGFRECVHRGSLVILDPDGEPAVALGEVHLPVFPRSTNKPMQAVTLLRNGFEPIDEAELAIATASHYGEPDHVALVRRLLDRFDLTEKHLECPPDLPVDEAARAAALAGRDRAEAARRIYMNCSGKHAAMLATCLLNGWPTEGYPDAAHPLQQAVTATIADITGEPETDLGIDGCGLPIVPVSLVNLARAYATFATAAPGSPERRVADAIRAHPRVISGTDGPDLLTMRATPGLVCKMGADGLHAGALPDGRAFAYKIDDGHDRARMPLTQAILQRMGVRWTDRHAALAAPAVLGGGARVGIVRAIPGVL from the coding sequence ATGAGTGTCGAACTGGTGGAAGTGGTGCGCTCGGGTTTCCGCGAGTGCGTGCATCGCGGCTCGCTGGTGATCCTCGATCCCGACGGCGAGCCGGCGGTGGCGCTCGGCGAGGTGCACCTGCCGGTCTTCCCGCGCTCCACGAACAAGCCGATGCAGGCGGTCACGCTGCTGCGCAACGGTTTCGAACCGATCGACGAGGCCGAGCTGGCGATCGCCACGGCCTCGCACTACGGCGAGCCCGACCACGTCGCACTCGTGCGGCGCCTGCTGGACCGCTTCGATCTCACGGAGAAGCACCTCGAATGCCCGCCCGATCTGCCCGTCGACGAGGCGGCCCGCGCGGCCGCGCTGGCCGGGCGCGATCGTGCCGAGGCCGCGCGCCGCATCTACATGAACTGCTCGGGTAAACACGCCGCGATGCTGGCCACCTGCCTGCTCAACGGCTGGCCCACGGAGGGGTACCCGGATGCGGCCCATCCGCTGCAGCAGGCCGTGACGGCGACCATCGCCGACATCACCGGGGAACCGGAGACCGATCTGGGGATCGACGGCTGCGGGTTGCCGATCGTTCCGGTGTCGCTGGTGAATCTCGCCCGCGCCTACGCGACCTTCGCGACCGCCGCACCGGGCTCGCCGGAGCGGCGGGTCGCCGACGCGATCCGCGCCCATCCCCGAGTGATTTCGGGCACGGACGGACCGGACCTGCTGACGATGCGGGCAACTCCGGGCCTGGTCTGCAAAATGGGCGCCGACGGGCTGCACGCCGGTGCGCTCCCCGACGGCCGGGCCTTCGCCTACAAGATCGATGACGGCCACGATCGCGCCCGAATGCCGTTGACGCAGGCAATTCTGCAGCGGATGGGGGTGCGGTGGACCGACCGGCACGCGGCGCTGGCGGCGCCCGCCGTACTGGGCGGCGGCGCCCGCGTCGGTATCGTGCGGGCAATCCCCGGGGTGCTCTGA
- the purM gene encoding phosphoribosylformylglycinamidine cyclo-ligase, giving the protein MTEQTPTGAGVDGLGAGASYAAAGVDIEAGDRAVELYAPLAKKATRPEVQGGLGGFAGLFALKGDYREPLLASSTDGVGTKIAVAQALDKHDTVGLDLVAMVVDDLVVCGAEPLFLQDYIAVGKVEPERLAQIVSGIAEGCVQAGCALLGGETAEHPGLMGADDYDLSATGIGVVEADAVLGPDRVRPGDVVIAMGSSGLHSNGYSLARHVLLEIDRMSLTGHVEEFGRTLGEELLEPTKIYAKDCLALVAETDVRTFAHVTGGGLAANLARVLPAGLVAEIDRGTWNPAPVFKMIAQRGRVERAEMEKTFNMGVGMVAVVAPEDAERALAVLTARHIACWTLGTVKKAKESDAERVALVGEHQRF; this is encoded by the coding sequence ATGACTGAGCAGACCCCGACTGGTGCCGGTGTGGACGGCCTTGGCGCCGGTGCCTCGTATGCCGCGGCCGGTGTGGATATCGAGGCCGGAGATCGGGCGGTAGAGCTCTATGCGCCCCTGGCCAAGAAGGCCACCAGGCCCGAGGTGCAAGGCGGATTGGGTGGCTTCGCCGGACTGTTCGCGCTGAAGGGCGATTACCGCGAGCCGCTGCTCGCGTCCTCGACCGACGGGGTCGGCACCAAGATCGCGGTCGCGCAGGCGCTGGACAAGCACGACACGGTGGGTCTGGATCTGGTCGCCATGGTCGTGGACGACCTGGTGGTGTGCGGCGCGGAACCGCTGTTCCTGCAGGACTACATCGCTGTCGGGAAGGTCGAGCCGGAACGGCTGGCGCAGATCGTCTCCGGCATCGCCGAGGGGTGCGTGCAGGCCGGCTGCGCGCTGCTGGGCGGGGAGACGGCCGAACATCCGGGGCTGATGGGCGCCGACGACTACGACCTCTCGGCCACCGGCATCGGCGTGGTGGAGGCCGATGCCGTTCTGGGGCCCGACCGGGTGCGCCCCGGCGACGTGGTGATCGCGATGGGCTCGTCCGGGCTGCATTCCAACGGCTACAGCCTGGCCCGGCACGTGCTGCTGGAGATCGACCGGATGTCACTGACCGGGCACGTCGAGGAGTTCGGCCGCACCCTGGGCGAGGAACTGCTCGAGCCGACCAAGATCTACGCCAAGGACTGCCTGGCCCTGGTCGCGGAGACCGACGTGCGCACCTTCGCGCATGTCACCGGCGGCGGGCTGGCCGCGAACCTGGCCCGGGTGCTGCCCGCCGGCCTGGTCGCCGAGATCGACCGCGGTACTTGGAATCCGGCGCCGGTGTTCAAGATGATCGCCCAGCGCGGTCGCGTGGAGCGGGCGGAGATGGAGAAGACCTTCAACATGGGTGTCGGCATGGTCGCCGTCGTCGCGCCCGAGGACGCCGAGCGCGCCCTGGCCGTGCTCACCGCCCGGCATATCGCGTGCTGGACGCTGGGCACCGTCAAGAAGGCCAAGGAGTCCGACGCCGAGCGCGTCGCGCTGGTGGGTGAACACCAGCGGTTCTGA
- a CDS encoding TetR/AcrR family transcriptional regulator encodes MPRRSQEDRSRTTRAALEDAGRRLFAERGYAGVSAEEIVSAAGVTRGALHHHYGDKRGLFLAVLERLEADNTAEVARAIAELPDPADLLAAMAVGLRSFLDISGRPETVRIVMADGPAVLGWEGWREMEARHGLGLITDQLHRAVDAGLAAPAPVPVLSQLILSAITEAGMIVAHADDPDTARLEAEQCLLLLISGILRQPG; translated from the coding sequence ATGCCGCGCCGTAGTCAGGAGGATCGCTCTCGCACCACCCGAGCCGCGCTCGAGGACGCCGGTCGCCGGCTGTTCGCCGAGCGCGGCTACGCGGGTGTCTCGGCCGAGGAGATCGTCTCCGCGGCCGGGGTCACCCGCGGCGCCCTGCACCATCACTACGGCGACAAGCGCGGCCTGTTCCTGGCCGTCCTCGAACGCCTGGAGGCCGACAACACCGCCGAGGTCGCGCGCGCCATCGCCGAGTTACCCGATCCCGCCGACCTGCTCGCGGCCATGGCCGTCGGGCTGCGCAGCTTTCTGGACATCAGTGGGCGCCCGGAGACGGTCCGGATCGTCATGGCCGACGGTCCGGCCGTACTGGGCTGGGAAGGCTGGCGCGAGATGGAGGCCCGGCACGGCCTCGGGCTGATCACCGACCAGCTGCACCGGGCCGTCGACGCCGGCCTGGCCGCCCCCGCCCCGGTGCCGGTGCTCAGCCAGCTCATCCTCAGCGCGATCACGGAGGCGGGGATGATCGTGGCGCACGCCGACGATCCGGATACCGCACGGCTGGAGGCGGAACAATGCCTGCTGCTGCTGATCTCCGGCATTCTCCGACAGCCCGGCTGA
- a CDS encoding cytochrome ubiquinol oxidase subunit I, translating into MNVVDVSRWQFGITTVYHFIFVPLTIGLAPLVAGLQTAWVITGQDRWYRLTKFFGKLFLINFALGVATGIVQEFQFGMNWSEYSRYVGDIFGAPLALEGLVAFFMESTFLGLWIFGWTRLPKWLHLGTIWMVAIGVNASAYFIVAANSFMQHPVGARYNPETGRAELNSIMAVLTNNTTVAAFPHVVAGAFITAGTFMAGIAGWWMVRNARSGDEHKLAEARSLWRPAALVGMWVIIVAGVALVITGDTQGKLMFKQQPMKMASAESLCHTETDPDFSILTVGTHNNCDSVTHAIEVPTVLPLLAEGKLSGVTLEGVKDLQASYSEKYGPGDYRPNLFVTYWSFRAMIGWVIGSAAIALVGFWMTRRGRVPHQRWFSWLSLIVIPTPFLANSSGWVFTEMGRQPWVVAPNPTGDPDLRMIVQEGVSGNAAGTVLFSLIVFTVLYGGLAVAWFYLMRRYVVTGPEEAHAAEPADAGGAEPVEKLSFAY; encoded by the coding sequence ATGAACGTCGTCGACGTATCGCGCTGGCAGTTCGGCATCACCACCGTCTATCACTTCATCTTCGTGCCGCTCACGATCGGCCTGGCGCCTCTGGTTGCCGGCCTGCAAACGGCCTGGGTGATCACCGGCCAGGACCGCTGGTACCGGCTGACGAAGTTCTTCGGCAAGCTGTTCCTGATCAACTTCGCTCTCGGCGTGGCCACCGGCATCGTGCAGGAGTTCCAGTTCGGCATGAACTGGAGCGAGTACTCCCGCTATGTCGGTGACATCTTCGGCGCGCCACTGGCTCTCGAGGGGCTGGTCGCCTTCTTCATGGAGTCGACGTTCCTCGGCCTGTGGATCTTCGGCTGGACCCGGCTGCCGAAATGGCTGCACCTGGGGACCATCTGGATGGTGGCGATCGGGGTCAACGCCTCCGCGTATTTCATCGTCGCCGCCAACTCGTTCATGCAGCATCCGGTCGGCGCCCGCTACAACCCGGAAACCGGTCGCGCCGAGCTGAACAGCATCATGGCGGTGCTGACGAACAACACAACGGTGGCGGCGTTCCCGCACGTGGTCGCCGGGGCGTTCATCACCGCGGGCACGTTCATGGCCGGTATCGCCGGGTGGTGGATGGTGCGCAACGCGCGCTCGGGCGACGAGCACAAGCTGGCCGAGGCGCGCTCGCTGTGGCGGCCGGCGGCGCTGGTCGGCATGTGGGTGATCATCGTCGCGGGGGTGGCGCTGGTGATCACCGGCGACACCCAGGGCAAGCTGATGTTCAAGCAGCAGCCGATGAAGATGGCGTCGGCGGAGTCGTTGTGCCACACCGAAACCGATCCGGACTTCTCGATCCTCACCGTCGGCACGCACAACAACTGCGACAGTGTCACGCACGCCATCGAGGTGCCGACCGTGCTGCCGCTGCTGGCCGAGGGCAAGCTGAGCGGTGTGACGCTGGAGGGCGTCAAGGACCTACAGGCCAGTTACAGCGAGAAGTACGGTCCCGGCGACTACCGGCCGAACCTGTTCGTCACCTACTGGTCGTTCCGCGCCATGATCGGCTGGGTGATCGGCTCCGCCGCCATCGCGCTGGTCGGATTCTGGATGACCCGGCGCGGGCGCGTCCCGCATCAGCGCTGGTTCTCCTGGCTGAGCCTGATCGTCATCCCGACCCCGTTCCTGGCCAACAGTTCCGGCTGGGTGTTCACCGAGATGGGACGCCAGCCCTGGGTGGTCGCGCCCAACCCGACGGGCGATCCGGACCTGCGGATGATCGTGCAGGAGGGCGTCTCCGGCAATGCCGCCGGCACCGTGCTGTTCTCGCTGATCGTGTTCACCGTGCTGTACGGCGGGCTGGCGGTGGCGTGGTTCTACCTGATGCGCCGCTACGTGGTCACCGGGCCCGAGGAGGCGCACGCCGCCGAACCCGCCGATGCGGGTGGTGCCGAACCCGTCGAGAAGCTGTCGTTCGCCTACTAG
- a CDS encoding DUF3073 domain-containing protein — protein MGRGRAKAKQTKVARELKYSSPSTDFASLQRELSGHSRDSQRSGVLSDEHDTDESLSRWEEDDDYKDDWRR, from the coding sequence ATGGGCCGTGGCCGGGCTAAGGCAAAGCAGACCAAGGTCGCGCGCGAGCTCAAGTACAGCTCGCCGTCGACCGACTTCGCGAGCCTTCAGCGTGAGCTCTCGGGACATTCCCGTGACTCGCAGCGAAGCGGTGTTCTCTCCGACGAGCACGACACGGACGAGTCGCTGTCGCGCTGGGAGGAAGACGACGACTACAAAGACGACTGGCGCCGCTGA
- a CDS encoding folate-binding protein YgfZ yields MSVVAPPSPLLAAPGAVPGPPEGPDAAVAWHYGDPFGEQRAAARGAAVVDRSHRYVLTITGAERLTWLHTISSQHIAELGDRRSAENLDLDLNGRVLQHFVLTDVDGTLWIDTEGERGPDLLGFLQKMVFWADAKPEATPGYAVLSLLGPKIPQVTEALGIGELPPAYAAISLPGGGFLRRMPWPTSDSFDLIVPREHLAEWWARLTEAGAEPAGMWAFEALRVAALRPRIGLDTDDRTIPHEARWIGGVTEHGAVHLDKGCYRGQETVARVHNLGKPPRNLVLLHLDGSADTRPATGDAVTAGGRSVGRLGTIVDHYELGPIALALLKRAVPADAALAAGPMAAAMDPDSVPSDDEPQAGRRAVERLRGR; encoded by the coding sequence GTGTCCGTGGTAGCTCCGCCCAGCCCACTGCTCGCCGCACCCGGGGCCGTCCCGGGCCCGCCGGAGGGTCCCGATGCCGCAGTGGCGTGGCATTACGGCGATCCGTTCGGCGAACAACGAGCCGCCGCCCGGGGCGCGGCGGTCGTCGACCGCTCCCATCGGTACGTCCTCACCATCACCGGCGCCGAGCGGCTGACCTGGTTGCACACCATCTCCAGCCAGCACATCGCCGAGCTGGGCGATCGCCGGTCGGCGGAGAACCTCGACCTCGATCTGAACGGCCGGGTGCTGCAGCATTTCGTACTCACCGATGTCGACGGCACGCTGTGGATCGACACCGAGGGCGAGCGCGGACCGGACCTGCTGGGCTTCCTGCAGAAGATGGTGTTCTGGGCCGACGCCAAGCCGGAGGCCACGCCCGGCTACGCGGTGCTGAGCCTGCTGGGGCCGAAGATCCCGCAGGTGACCGAGGCCCTCGGCATCGGCGAGCTGCCGCCGGCCTACGCCGCGATCTCCCTGCCCGGCGGCGGCTTCCTGCGCCGGATGCCCTGGCCCACGAGCGATTCCTTCGATCTGATCGTCCCGCGCGAGCACCTGGCCGAGTGGTGGGCGAGGCTCACCGAGGCGGGTGCGGAACCCGCGGGGATGTGGGCCTTCGAGGCGCTGCGCGTAGCGGCCCTGCGCCCGCGGATCGGCCTGGACACCGACGATCGGACGATCCCGCACGAGGCGCGCTGGATCGGCGGTGTCACCGAGCACGGCGCCGTCCATCTCGACAAGGGCTGCTACCGCGGCCAGGAGACGGTGGCGCGGGTGCACAACCTGGGCAAGCCGCCCCGGAATCTGGTGCTGCTGCATCTCGACGGCTCCGCCGACACCCGTCCGGCCACGGGCGACGCGGTCACCGCGGGCGGTCGCTCGGTCGGCCGGCTCGGAACGATCGTCGACCATTACGAACTCGGCCCGATCGCGCTGGCGCTGCTCAAGCGCGCGGTGCCCGCCGACGCCGCCCTGGCGGCGGGCCCGATGGCGGCGGCCATGGATCCGGATTCGGTGCCGTCCGACGACGAACCGCAGGCGGGCCGCCGGGCCGTCGAACGACTGCGCGGACGATGA
- a CDS encoding alpha/beta fold hydrolase: MGTSSALGPIHEVDLLGRHRIRYHDTGSGPPVVFVHGLLVNADLWRNVVPGVAAAGHRCLTPDLPFGAHSIPVPEADLSPTGAADLLADFLERLDLRDVTLVANDTGGAITQIMLTRDRSRVGRVVLTNCDAYDKFFPQPFTPLPRLAPIPGLLRTLLELMRFRPAQRLPIAFGLVTKRPVPPEIADSYLLPTRRSAAIRADLVRFLRGVHKRYTLAAAEHFPALDLPVLLAWAQEDKAFKVSFAERLARDLPDATLRLIDDSYTFSAEDRPELLTELIVEFTRLHAAP; this comes from the coding sequence ATGGGAACCAGCAGCGCACTCGGCCCGATCCACGAGGTGGACCTGTTGGGGCGGCACCGGATCCGCTATCACGACACCGGTTCCGGCCCGCCGGTCGTCTTCGTGCACGGCCTGTTGGTCAACGCAGACCTGTGGCGCAATGTGGTGCCGGGTGTGGCCGCGGCCGGCCACCGCTGCCTGACCCCCGACCTGCCGTTCGGCGCGCATTCGATTCCGGTGCCCGAGGCGGACCTGTCCCCCACCGGCGCCGCCGACCTGCTCGCCGACTTCCTGGAACGGCTGGATCTGCGGGACGTGACGCTGGTGGCCAACGACACCGGCGGCGCGATCACGCAGATCATGCTGACCCGCGACCGGTCCCGCGTCGGCCGGGTCGTGCTCACCAACTGCGACGCCTACGACAAGTTCTTCCCGCAGCCGTTCACGCCGCTACCCCGGCTCGCACCGATTCCCGGACTGCTGCGAACCCTGTTGGAGCTCATGCGGTTCCGGCCCGCGCAGCGGTTGCCGATCGCGTTCGGCCTGGTGACCAAGCGCCCGGTGCCGCCGGAGATCGCCGACTCCTATCTGCTGCCCACCCGGCGGTCGGCGGCGATCCGGGCGGACCTGGTGCGCTTCCTGCGCGGTGTGCACAAGCGCTACACGCTGGCGGCCGCGGAGCATTTCCCGGCCCTCGACCTGCCGGTGCTGCTGGCGTGGGCGCAGGAGGACAAGGCGTTCAAGGTGTCGTTCGCCGAACGGCTGGCCCGCGATCTGCCGGATGCCACCCTGCGGCTGATCGACGACTCCTACACCTTCAGCGCCGAGGACCGCCCGGAGTTGCTCACCGAGTTGATCGTGGAGTTCACTCGGCTGCATGCCGCGCCGTAG
- a CDS encoding aminodeoxychorismate lyase, which produces MVDRVLVTLDGTVRDPGEPLLYADDIGALRGDGVFETVLVRDGKACAIELHLARLQRSAEALDLPEPDVGQWRTAVEAAAKEWGSEREGMLRMVLTRGRDILESTTRAASRTPEAAAPVPTAYVLVVPVGERVNKARNEGISVITLSRGISVELAPNAPWLLLGAKTLSYATNMAALRFAARMDADDVIFTSTEHRVLEGPRSTVVLQRDKQLLTPPARHGVLPGITQRALFAEAEQAGWDCRYESFFTADLITADSIWLLGSVTTAARVAVLDGLRMSPPECADEIAELVDRGISRTWSQADWS; this is translated from the coding sequence ATGGTGGATCGAGTTCTGGTGACCCTGGACGGCACCGTCCGGGATCCGGGCGAACCGTTGCTCTACGCGGACGACATCGGTGCGCTCCGCGGCGACGGTGTCTTCGAAACGGTGCTGGTACGGGATGGCAAGGCATGCGCGATCGAGTTACATCTGGCCCGGTTGCAGCGTTCGGCGGAGGCGCTGGACCTGCCCGAGCCCGATGTGGGGCAGTGGCGCACGGCGGTCGAGGCCGCGGCCAAGGAGTGGGGTAGCGAGCGCGAGGGCATGTTACGCATGGTGCTGACCCGCGGTCGGGACATCCTCGAGTCCACCACCCGGGCCGCCTCCCGCACACCGGAAGCGGCGGCGCCGGTGCCCACCGCTTACGTGCTCGTGGTGCCGGTGGGAGAGCGGGTGAACAAGGCTCGCAACGAAGGAATCTCGGTCATCACCCTGTCCCGCGGCATCTCGGTCGAGCTGGCCCCGAACGCGCCGTGGCTGTTGCTGGGCGCCAAGACGCTGTCGTATGCCACCAACATGGCGGCGCTGCGGTTCGCCGCGCGCATGGATGCCGACGACGTCATCTTCACCAGTACCGAGCATCGCGTCCTGGAGGGGCCGCGGTCGACCGTCGTCCTGCAGCGCGACAAGCAGCTTCTCACGCCGCCGGCCCGGCACGGGGTATTGCCCGGAATCACCCAGCGGGCACTGTTCGCCGAGGCGGAGCAGGCCGGCTGGGACTGCCGCTACGAGTCGTTCTTCACCGCCGATCTCATTACCGCGGACAGTATTTGGCTCTTGGGCAGCGTTACCACCGCCGCGCGGGTGGCCGTGCTGGACGGCCTGCGGATGTCGCCGCCGGAGTGCGCCGACGAGATCGCGGAGCTGGTCGATCGCGGCATTTCCCGGACGTGGAGCCAGGCCGACTGGTCGTAG
- a CDS encoding MOSC domain-containing protein — MSDRPAGPSNRSTTGTVLAVCVLHAELELPPTVSRVGRTAIDKRPASHRVPVGPLGLAGDHVCDTTHHGGVHQAVYAYAEEDARRWGAELNRHLPAGWFGENLRISGLPVSDAVIGERWSVGETLLEVTAPRVPCATFQHWSGERHWVKRFTLQSDTGAYLRMLTEGTVGAGDRVRVEYVPEHGVTVRDLFTGADPDRLELLLAAEPTVSEDVRRQVARHARRAGRAVR; from the coding sequence ATGAGCGACCGGCCCGCGGGCCCGTCGAACCGCTCCACCACCGGCACCGTGCTGGCCGTGTGCGTCCTGCACGCCGAACTCGAACTGCCGCCGACGGTGAGCCGGGTAGGCCGGACGGCCATCGACAAGCGCCCTGCCTCGCATCGGGTGCCGGTGGGGCCGCTCGGTCTCGCCGGCGACCACGTGTGCGACACCACCCATCACGGCGGCGTGCATCAGGCCGTCTACGCCTACGCCGAGGAGGACGCCCGGCGTTGGGGCGCGGAGTTGAACCGCCACCTGCCCGCGGGCTGGTTCGGCGAGAACCTGCGGATCAGCGGGCTGCCGGTGAGCGATGCCGTGATCGGCGAGCGCTGGTCGGTGGGCGAAACCCTGCTCGAGGTGACCGCACCGCGCGTGCCGTGCGCGACCTTCCAGCACTGGTCCGGCGAGCGGCACTGGGTGAAACGGTTCACCCTGCAATCGGATACGGGCGCCTACCTGCGGATGCTGACCGAGGGCACCGTCGGCGCCGGCGACCGGGTGCGCGTGGAGTACGTGCCCGAGCACGGCGTGACGGTCCGCGACCTGTTCACCGGCGCCGATCCGGATCGGCTGGAATTGCTGCTGGCGGCCGAGCCCACCGTGTCCGAAGATGTCCGCAGGCAGGTGGCCAGGCATGCCCGCCGGGCCGGGCGGGCCGTCCGGTGA
- the cydB gene encoding cytochrome d ubiquinol oxidase subunit II, with protein sequence MSLPEFWFLLIGVLFTGYFVLEGFDFGVGMLMPILGRGDETRKRVLLNTIGPVWDGNEVWLLVGGGAMFAAFPEWYASLFSGFYLALLLILVGLITRACAIEWRGKIDDPRWRRWADVGIGLGSWIPAFAWGLAFANIVHGVRLNADKQIEGGLIHLLTGYGLLGGLTTTLLFLLHGTVFVSLKTGGTVRADAVKLERLLWIPTVVAVAAFGLWTQLAHGTGWTWAMVGLAVAGLVLVGAVLFPGGKAHSTRADGWAFFGTAVTIIGAVVLLFGSLYPDVLPSSIDPAYSLTIDNASSTHYTLKIMSWCAVILTPIVLVYQGWTYWVFRKRLTTDQIPPAIGLPVETRSPGAARS encoded by the coding sequence ATGAGTCTGCCCGAATTCTGGTTCTTGCTGATCGGCGTGCTGTTCACCGGCTACTTCGTGCTGGAGGGCTTCGACTTCGGCGTCGGCATGCTGATGCCGATCCTCGGCCGCGGTGACGAGACGCGAAAGCGCGTGCTGCTCAATACGATCGGGCCGGTCTGGGACGGCAACGAGGTATGGCTGCTGGTCGGCGGCGGCGCGATGTTCGCGGCCTTCCCCGAGTGGTATGCCAGCCTGTTCTCCGGGTTCTACCTGGCGTTGCTGCTGATCCTGGTGGGCCTGATCACGCGGGCCTGCGCCATCGAATGGCGGGGCAAGATCGATGATCCGCGCTGGCGGCGGTGGGCCGACGTCGGCATCGGATTGGGTTCGTGGATACCGGCTTTCGCCTGGGGTCTGGCATTCGCCAATATCGTGCACGGCGTCCGGCTGAACGCCGACAAGCAGATCGAGGGCGGCCTGATCCACCTGCTCACCGGGTACGGCCTGCTCGGCGGCCTGACCACCACGCTGCTGTTCCTGTTGCACGGCACGGTGTTCGTGAGCCTCAAGACCGGTGGCACCGTGCGTGCCGACGCCGTGAAACTCGAACGGCTGCTGTGGATTCCGACCGTTGTCGCGGTCGCCGCGTTCGGGCTGTGGACCCAGCTGGCGCACGGCACGGGATGGACGTGGGCGATGGTGGGGCTCGCCGTGGCCGGCCTGGTGCTGGTCGGCGCGGTGCTGTTCCCGGGCGGAAAGGCGCACAGCACCCGGGCCGACGGGTGGGCGTTCTTCGGCACCGCGGTGACCATCATCGGCGCGGTGGTGCTGCTGTTCGGCTCGCTGTACCCGGACGTGCTGCCGTCGAGCATCGATCCGGCCTACAGCCTGACCATCGACAATGCCTCCTCGACGCACTACACCCTGAAGATCATGAGCTGGTGCGCGGTGATCCTGACGCCGATCGTGCTGGTCTACCAGGGCTGGACGTACTGGGTGTTCCGCAAGCGGCTCACCACCGATCAGATCCCGCCGGCGATCGGCCTGCCGGTGGAGACCCGGTCGCCGGGTGCGGCGAGGAGCTGA